Proteins encoded by one window of Nisaea sediminum:
- a CDS encoding isocitrate/isopropylmalate dehydrogenase family protein, translated as MKLVILPGDGIGPEIVEATKTVLRAASERFGLDLDFEEHEIGEAALRRHGITLPDEVFQRALEADGVVLGPVSTATYPPAAQGGLNPSAEFRRRMDLFANIRPSRSVGNEAALVKDMDLVIVRENTEGFYADRTMFAGSGEFMPDKDMAMAVRKITRAGATRIGRAAAELAMTRRRKLTIVTKSNVLKLSDGLFLEAVKEGAAAFPEIAIDEVLVDAMASHLVRRPGAFDVVVTSNMFGDILSNEAAELAGGLGFAGSLNAGSNNAVAQAAHGSAPDIAGKNLANPSSVMLSAGMLLDWLAERNDSNALRQAAGAIEKSVMHCVAKAETRTRDTGGTLGTDAFGAAVAARIAET; from the coding sequence ATGAAGCTCGTGATCCTGCCGGGCGACGGCATCGGCCCGGAAATCGTCGAGGCGACAAAGACGGTCCTGCGCGCCGCATCGGAGCGGTTCGGGCTTGATCTCGATTTCGAGGAGCACGAGATCGGCGAGGCCGCGCTCAGGCGGCACGGGATAACCTTGCCAGATGAAGTGTTCCAGCGCGCGCTCGAGGCGGACGGGGTCGTTCTCGGACCTGTCTCCACCGCGACCTATCCGCCGGCGGCGCAGGGCGGCCTCAATCCGTCCGCCGAATTCCGCCGCCGGATGGACCTGTTTGCCAACATCCGGCCGAGCCGTTCCGTCGGCAACGAAGCGGCCCTGGTGAAGGACATGGATCTCGTGATCGTCCGCGAGAATACCGAGGGCTTCTACGCCGACCGCACGATGTTCGCCGGCAGCGGCGAGTTCATGCCCGACAAGGACATGGCCATGGCGGTCCGCAAGATCACCCGGGCGGGAGCGACGCGGATCGGGCGGGCGGCGGCGGAACTCGCGATGACCCGGCGCAGGAAGCTCACGATCGTGACCAAGTCCAACGTGCTGAAGCTGAGCGACGGCCTGTTCCTCGAGGCCGTGAAGGAAGGGGCGGCAGCCTTTCCCGAGATCGCGATCGACGAGGTTCTGGTCGATGCCATGGCCTCTCATCTGGTCCGCCGTCCGGGAGCGTTCGACGTGGTTGTCACCTCGAACATGTTTGGCGATATCCTTTCCAATGAAGCGGCGGAACTTGCCGGCGGACTGGGCTTTGCCGGTTCTCTGAATGCCGGATCGAACAATGCGGTGGCGCAGGCAGCGCACGGATCGGCCCCCGATATTGCGGGGAAAAACCTCGCCAACCCGAGCTCGGTCATGCTTTCGGCGGGTATGCTGCTGGACTGGTTGGCGGAGCGAAACGACAGCAATGCCCTCAGGCAAGCTGCGGGCGCTATCGAAAAGTCGGTCATGCACTGTGTCGCCAAAGCGGAGACCCGGACCCGGGATACGGGCGGCACGCTTGGAACGGACGCTTTCGGGGCGGCGGTCGCGGCGCGTATCGCGGAAACCTGA